A genome region from Planctomycetia bacterium includes the following:
- a CDS encoding polysaccharide deacetylase family protein, giving the protein MKPATPPLLPLLLDAVPDALASMLAQEGIPTVKFQPGRSNGRFVLFDSHTRRDHPLLTSQQQAIDVDTLRKRLADQGLGSDAFASIETAVASRAAWRVGEWDATEEIAAMDRRAIREQVMNLLRAEVDRRGGVWMRVAPYPRPYRTVANFRFDHDEFVAEDFERTLDAIAPHSSMTTHFVCGSTHERHADAVRKLAGLDIGSHGYRHHTYRTAAENIANIERGIAVLRGCGIEPAGFAAPHGRYNPGLATALETLGITHSSEFGFAYDELPFFPTRTDVLQIPIHPVCLGIVLEAAADLAVNRQVLDESTRREAVEATIEHFLAAADSLHAARIPIFFYGHPDGRVGRYPELLRRVLGSISQLPDVWRTSLFEFQRWWRLRNRIELEVYATDDGWLVAADRLPQQCPCSLEIVDEDRTASVALDRARLRIARGALSFASREPYRLPAPVRLPKPLDVKAILRRALDWERVTPVDEIDAGHWSGMMKKTLRRIRG; this is encoded by the coding sequence ATGAAGCCCGCGACTCCTCCGCTGCTGCCGCTATTGCTCGACGCGGTGCCCGACGCGCTCGCTTCGATGCTCGCGCAAGAGGGAATTCCAACCGTAAAATTCCAGCCGGGCCGGTCGAACGGCAGGTTCGTGCTCTTCGATTCGCATACGCGTCGAGATCACCCACTCTTAACCTCGCAGCAGCAAGCGATCGACGTCGATACGCTTCGAAAACGCCTCGCAGATCAAGGCCTGGGCAGCGATGCTTTCGCCTCGATTGAAACCGCGGTAGCCTCGCGGGCTGCCTGGCGAGTCGGCGAATGGGATGCGACGGAAGAGATTGCCGCCATGGATCGACGAGCGATTCGCGAACAGGTGATGAACTTGTTACGCGCGGAAGTCGACAGGCGCGGCGGTGTGTGGATGCGCGTTGCACCCTATCCGCGGCCCTATCGGACCGTCGCCAATTTTCGTTTCGATCACGATGAATTCGTCGCCGAAGATTTCGAGCGGACGCTCGACGCAATCGCGCCGCATTCGTCGATGACGACGCACTTCGTCTGCGGCTCGACTCACGAACGACACGCAGATGCCGTTCGCAAACTCGCAGGACTCGACATCGGCTCGCATGGCTACCGTCATCACACTTACCGCACGGCAGCGGAAAACATCGCGAATATCGAGCGCGGCATCGCCGTGCTTCGCGGTTGCGGCATTGAGCCCGCCGGCTTCGCAGCTCCGCACGGACGCTACAACCCAGGCCTCGCGACGGCTCTCGAAACGCTCGGCATCACGCATAGCTCCGAGTTCGGTTTCGCTTACGACGAGCTCCCTTTTTTCCCGACGAGAACCGACGTCTTACAGATCCCGATCCATCCGGTGTGCCTCGGTATCGTTCTGGAAGCGGCTGCCGACCTTGCGGTGAATAGGCAAGTGCTCGACGAATCGACGCGACGGGAAGCCGTGGAAGCGACGATCGAACACTTCCTCGCGGCGGCCGACTCTTTGCACGCAGCGCGAATACCGATTTTCTTCTACGGCCATCCCGACGGCCGCGTAGGCCGCTACCCGGAGTTGCTCCGGCGCGTGCTCGGATCGATCTCGCAGTTGCCGGACGTATGGCGCACGAGTCTCTTCGAGTTCCAACGTTGGTGGCGACTTCGCAACCGAATCGAACTCGAAGTGTATGCCACCGACGATGGTTGGCTTGTAGCCGCAGATCGCTTGCCGCAGCAATGTCCCTGCTCGCTCGAAATCGTGGACGAGGATCGAACGGCTAGCGTGGCGCTCGATCGGGCACGGCTGCGCATCGCCCGCGGCGCACTTTCGTTCGCTTCTAGGGAACCCTATCGCTTACCCGCGCCGGTGCGACTGCCGAAGCCGCTCGACGTGAAAGCAATCCTCCGTCGGGCCCTTGATTGGGAACGTGTGACGCCGGTCGATGAGATCGATGCCGGCCATTGGTCGGGCATGATGAAGAAAACTTTGCGACGGATCCGCGGCTGA
- a CDS encoding glycosyltransferase → MHNVYHTPAEDRGNWLAAATTHGREATAQAAALSTKPFRVRTIGRFDACAAPGGGEVQLMQTTAGLREAGLDARLWRPWEDSLNHDVDLLHFFGSRQDFLPLVEAARRNGKRVALSTIAWFDWRNAWRESAGWLARGRAAARYAVRAALPGLSSWRRRLYHTADLLLPNSQSEAEQLMRLFEVPAEKIRVVPNGFDERFALADDQAFTRRFGLRDFVLCVGRIEPRKNQLGLIRALRNSGQTLVILGDVVPGHEKYAATCRHEADSNVHFLGALGHNDPLLASAYAACRCLTLVGWYETPGLAALEAAATGTPLVLPRGGCAEEYFGPHAEYVLPHDLKQIHSAVLRAIERPRSAELSRLVADSFTWKQVAVATRAAYELQ, encoded by the coding sequence ATGCACAACGTTTACCACACTCCCGCAGAGGATCGCGGCAATTGGCTTGCCGCTGCGACAACGCACGGACGAGAAGCGACTGCGCAAGCGGCCGCACTGTCGACCAAACCCTTCCGCGTTCGCACGATCGGACGGTTCGACGCTTGTGCGGCTCCCGGCGGTGGGGAAGTTCAACTCATGCAAACGACCGCCGGCTTACGCGAAGCGGGACTCGACGCGAGGCTCTGGCGACCATGGGAAGATTCGCTTAACCACGACGTCGACCTGCTCCATTTTTTCGGAAGCAGACAAGACTTTCTGCCGCTCGTCGAAGCCGCTCGTCGAAACGGGAAGCGCGTCGCGCTGTCGACAATCGCCTGGTTCGACTGGCGCAATGCTTGGCGAGAATCCGCCGGCTGGTTGGCGCGCGGTCGCGCCGCCGCGCGATATGCCGTGCGGGCCGCGCTGCCGGGCTTATCTAGTTGGCGACGGCGGCTCTATCACACGGCCGATCTGCTGCTGCCGAACTCGCAGTCGGAAGCGGAACAATTGATGCGGTTATTTGAAGTACCGGCCGAGAAGATTCGCGTCGTTCCAAACGGGTTCGACGAACGATTCGCACTCGCCGACGATCAGGCTTTTACGCGCCGTTTCGGGTTGCGCGATTTCGTGCTCTGCGTCGGACGGATCGAGCCGCGCAAGAACCAACTCGGTTTGATACGCGCGCTGCGCAACTCCGGACAAACGCTGGTGATTCTTGGCGATGTCGTGCCCGGCCATGAAAAGTATGCGGCGACATGCCGACATGAAGCGGACTCGAACGTTCACTTTCTCGGCGCTCTAGGGCACAACGACCCGTTGCTCGCCTCGGCCTATGCGGCCTGTCGTTGCCTGACGCTCGTCGGGTGGTACGAGACGCCCGGACTGGCCGCACTCGAAGCCGCTGCGACCGGAACGCCGCTCGTGCTGCCGCGCGGAGGTTGCGCCGAAGAATATTTCGGACCGCACGCGGAGTACGTCTTACCGCACGACTTAAAACAGATTCATTCGGCGGTGCTTCGCGCCATCGAACGCCCTCGTTCAGCGGAACTTTCACGGTTGGTCGCCGACTCGTTTACTTGGAAACAGGTCGCCGTCGCAACGCGCGCAGCTTATGAACTTCAATAA
- a CDS encoding glycosyltransferase family 2 protein: protein MKSKLDVANSITAAVIALDEESHLDDLLPRLAWADEIVVVDGGSRDRSVEVARRHGAHVIERPFDNFANQRNAAIDGAHSDWIFFIDADERSTERLVAEVRHRIRTEACSGYRVPIRSTIFGRRFRFSGTQNDIPLRLMRRGSGRWGGAVHERFAITGAVGKLDAHLEHFTLPTTEAFHRKMQRYTTLEAEARVARWQRPSFTDAWLRPGLELFRRLVWKQGWLDGPVGWTFCGLSGYSEWVLATKHRRLWRQMLAERHEHREPATVARLSLSAGEAA, encoded by the coding sequence GTGAAGTCGAAGCTCGACGTCGCAAACTCGATTACCGCGGCCGTGATCGCACTCGACGAGGAATCGCACCTCGACGATCTGCTTCCGCGCCTCGCATGGGCCGACGAAATCGTCGTCGTCGACGGCGGCTCGCGCGATCGATCCGTCGAAGTCGCTCGGCGCCACGGAGCACACGTGATCGAGCGTCCGTTCGATAACTTCGCCAACCAGCGCAACGCCGCTATCGACGGTGCCCATAGCGATTGGATCTTCTTCATCGACGCCGACGAACGCTCGACCGAGCGGCTTGTCGCCGAGGTTCGCCATCGCATTCGAACCGAAGCTTGTTCCGGCTATCGCGTGCCGATCCGCAGCACGATCTTTGGTCGGCGATTTCGCTTCAGCGGCACGCAAAACGACATCCCGCTCAGGCTCATGCGTCGCGGCTCCGGACGCTGGGGCGGTGCCGTCCACGAACGATTTGCGATCACAGGCGCGGTCGGCAAGCTCGATGCGCATCTCGAACATTTCACGCTCCCGACGACGGAAGCTTTTCATCGCAAGATGCAACGCTACACGACGCTGGAAGCCGAGGCCCGCGTTGCTCGCTGGCAACGGCCGTCGTTTACCGACGCTTGGCTGCGCCCCGGCCTAGAACTATTTCGACGGCTCGTTTGGAAACAAGGCTGGCTCGACGGTCCCGTCGGCTGGACATTTTGCGGCTTAAGCGGCTACTCGGAATGGGTATTGGCGACGAAGCATCGCCGACTCTGGCGGCAGATGCTCGCCGAGCGACATGAGCATCGCGAACCGGCGACGGTTGCGCGCTTGAGCCTTAGCGCAGGAGAAGCCGCATGA